In a single window of the Micrococcaceae bacterium Sec5.7 genome:
- the pstC gene encoding phosphate ABC transporter permease subunit PstC, with amino-acid sequence MTTNSLTSSRGAGRAGDKVFSGATLGAGILILAVLFGVALFLVVQAIPALVASPDQIQGGSGFFAYIWPIVVGTLIAAVIALVIATPVAIGVALFISHFAPRKLASGLGFVVDLLAAIPSVVYGAWGAAVLAKEISPAYNWLADNMGWLPIFQGPASATGKTILTAGIVLSVMVLPIITSLTREIFLQTPKLHEEAALALGATRWEMIKTAVLPFARPGIISAVMLGLGRALGETMAVALVLSSGALTASLIQSGNQTIAAEIALNFPEASGLKVSTLIAAGLVLFVITLGVNMIARWVISRHKEFSGAN; translated from the coding sequence GTGACCACCAACTCCCTGACAAGTTCCAGGGGCGCAGGACGCGCCGGGGACAAAGTCTTTTCCGGGGCAACCCTGGGCGCAGGGATCCTGATCCTGGCCGTGCTCTTCGGCGTTGCCCTCTTCCTTGTCGTCCAGGCAATACCGGCGCTGGTGGCATCCCCGGACCAGATCCAGGGCGGCAGCGGCTTCTTCGCCTACATCTGGCCGATCGTTGTTGGCACCCTGATCGCGGCCGTCATCGCGCTTGTGATCGCCACCCCGGTGGCAATCGGCGTCGCGCTTTTCATCTCGCACTTTGCACCGCGCAAACTGGCCTCAGGCCTGGGCTTCGTTGTTGATCTTCTTGCCGCCATCCCGTCCGTGGTGTACGGCGCGTGGGGCGCAGCCGTTCTGGCCAAGGAAATCTCGCCGGCCTACAACTGGCTTGCGGACAACATGGGCTGGCTGCCCATCTTCCAGGGCCCGGCCTCCGCTACCGGCAAGACGATCCTCACCGCGGGAATCGTGCTCTCCGTCATGGTTCTGCCCATCATTACTTCCCTGACCCGCGAGATCTTCCTGCAGACGCCCAAACTGCACGAGGAAGCCGCCCTCGCATTGGGAGCCACGCGCTGGGAAATGATCAAAACGGCGGTGCTGCCTTTCGCCCGCCCCGGCATCATCAGCGCCGTTATGCTGGGCCTGGGCCGAGCACTCGGCGAGACCATGGCCGTTGCCCTGGTGCTTTCCTCCGGCGCCCTGACCGCCAGTCTGATCCAGTCCGGCAACCAGACCATCGCGGCGGAAATTGCCCTCAACTTCCCGGAAGCCAGCGGCCTGAAGGTCAGTACCCTGATTGCCGCCGGCCTGGTGCTGTTTGTGATCACCCTGGGCGTCAACATGATTGCCCGCTGGGTCATCAGCCGGCACAAAGAATTCTCGGGAGCCAACTAA
- the pstA gene encoding phosphate ABC transporter permease PstA, with translation MTSTLSPVRKRSALTKGQLPKFAPYLVLALALITGAAILALIGFNAFGWGIVSAILFAAGLVGWSAAVEGARKAKDKLATCLVVGSFLVALLPLISVIWTVMVNGIPGIIAPGFLGNSMNGVTGVFDNKAAEEGAPVLGGVYHALVGTVQITLLATVISVPVGLLTAIYLVEYGNDRRLARAITFFVDVMTGIPSIVAGLFAAAFFFAIVGPGTKTGAVAAVALSVLMIPVVVRSSEEMLRIVPNELREAAYALGVRKWRTILRVVIPTAISGIASGITLAIARVIGETAPILVTAGFATTINNNVFGGWMASLPTFIYTQILNPTSPANPDPSAQRAWGAALVLIILVMLLNLGARLIANIFAPKAGR, from the coding sequence ATGACCTCCACTCTGTCACCGGTGCGGAAGCGCTCCGCGCTCACCAAGGGCCAGCTGCCCAAGTTCGCGCCGTACCTTGTCCTTGCGCTTGCTCTGATCACCGGCGCGGCCATCCTGGCGCTGATCGGGTTCAACGCCTTCGGCTGGGGCATCGTCTCCGCCATCCTGTTCGCCGCAGGCCTGGTCGGCTGGAGTGCCGCCGTAGAGGGCGCACGCAAAGCCAAGGACAAACTGGCCACCTGCCTGGTGGTGGGGTCCTTCCTCGTCGCCTTGCTCCCGTTGATCTCGGTGATCTGGACCGTGATGGTCAACGGCATCCCCGGTATCATCGCGCCCGGCTTCCTGGGTAACTCCATGAACGGGGTCACCGGCGTCTTCGACAACAAGGCTGCTGAAGAAGGTGCCCCGGTTCTGGGCGGCGTCTACCACGCGCTGGTCGGCACCGTTCAAATCACGCTGCTGGCCACCGTCATTTCCGTGCCCGTGGGCCTGCTGACGGCGATCTACCTCGTGGAATACGGCAACGACCGCCGGCTTGCCCGCGCCATCACCTTCTTTGTGGACGTGATGACCGGCATCCCGTCCATTGTGGCCGGCCTCTTCGCCGCGGCTTTCTTCTTCGCCATCGTGGGGCCCGGCACCAAAACAGGTGCTGTCGCCGCCGTCGCGCTTTCCGTCCTGATGATCCCCGTTGTGGTTCGCTCCAGCGAGGAAATGCTCAGGATCGTCCCGAACGAACTCCGCGAAGCCGCCTACGCATTGGGTGTGCGCAAGTGGAGGACCATCCTCAGGGTGGTCATTCCGACGGCGATCTCCGGCATTGCGTCCGGCATCACCCTGGCGATCGCCCGCGTGATCGGCGAGACCGCGCCCATACTGGTCACCGCCGGTTTTGCCACCACCATCAACAACAACGTGTTCGGCGGCTGGATGGCCTCGCTGCCCACGTTCATCTACACGCAGATCCTGAACCCCACCTCACCGGCCAACCCGGATCCGTCCGCGCAGCGGGCCTGGGGCGCGGCCCTGGTGCTCATCATCCTGGTGATGCTCCTGAACCTCGGCGCCCGCCTGATCGCCAACATCTTTGCACCCAAGGCCGGCCGCTAG
- the pstB gene encoding phosphate ABC transporter ATP-binding protein PstB, translating into MSKRIDVKDLNVYYGNFLAVEDVNINIEAKSVTAFIGPSGCGKSTFLRTLNRMHEVLPGARVEGEVLLDGDNLYGPGVDPVTVRSQIGMVFQRPNPFPTMSIRDNVLAGVKLNNQKISKGEADALVERSLQGANLWNEVKDRLVKPGSSLSGGQQQRLCIARAIAVEPQVILMDEPCSALDPISTLAIEDLINELKDQYTVVIVTHNMQQAARVSDKTAFFNIAGTGKPGKLIEFAETSTIFNNPAQKATEDYVSGRFG; encoded by the coding sequence ATGTCCAAGCGCATCGACGTCAAAGACTTGAACGTCTACTACGGCAACTTCCTCGCCGTCGAAGACGTCAACATCAACATCGAAGCCAAGTCCGTCACGGCATTCATCGGCCCCTCCGGCTGCGGCAAGTCCACGTTCCTGCGCACCCTGAACCGCATGCACGAGGTCCTGCCCGGCGCCCGTGTTGAAGGTGAAGTACTGCTCGACGGCGACAACCTCTACGGCCCCGGCGTGGACCCCGTGACCGTGCGCTCGCAGATCGGCATGGTGTTCCAGCGCCCCAACCCGTTCCCCACCATGTCCATCCGGGACAACGTCCTGGCCGGTGTGAAGCTGAACAACCAGAAGATCTCCAAGGGCGAGGCCGATGCCCTCGTGGAGCGGTCCCTGCAGGGCGCCAACCTCTGGAACGAGGTAAAGGACCGCCTGGTGAAGCCCGGATCCAGCCTGTCCGGCGGCCAGCAGCAGCGCCTGTGCATTGCCCGCGCCATCGCCGTTGAGCCGCAGGTGATCCTGATGGACGAGCCCTGCTCCGCCCTGGACCCCATCTCCACGCTGGCCATTGAGGACCTCATCAACGAGCTCAAGGACCAGTACACCGTGGTGATCGTGACCCACAACATGCAGCAGGCCGCGCGTGTTTCGGACAAGACCGCGTTCTTCAACATCGCCGGCACCGGCAAGCCCGGCAAACTGATCGAATTCGCCGAGACCAGCACCATCTTCAACAACCCGGCACAGAAGGCCACGGAAGACTACGTCTCCGGCCGCTTCGGATAG
- a CDS encoding inorganic phosphate transporter, with translation MTAVFFGVVVVLAATFGFLNGFRDVSTSVALAVRTRALTPTVAVLLAAFFNFLGAMLSAALAVAAMAQWVKLPHGENGLAILIAGLASACVWGTYTWWRGIPSSSTHALVGGLAGAGVASVIVGGNAVGGVDQSLLFQVVLPLLLSPVIAFIGSFMLVFPVTWVARYAQPNVVNNRFRRMQSIAAGAVAFGHGLQDGQRISAVLLLGLLAAGYADGGALPLWVALLTAVTLTAGTLFGGWRISHTIGYRLTRIDPLRGFVAQIFSAVLLFIGAIGLHWPISTTHTVTSAVLGAGTNQSFSVTNRRLVVRILAFWILTPIATAAGAFVLELALSPLSGS, from the coding sequence GTGACGGCCGTCTTTTTCGGCGTGGTGGTTGTCCTTGCAGCCACGTTCGGGTTCCTCAACGGCTTCAGGGATGTTTCCACCTCGGTGGCCCTCGCCGTCCGGACCAGGGCGCTGACGCCAACTGTTGCGGTATTGCTGGCGGCGTTCTTTAACTTCCTGGGTGCCATGCTGAGTGCGGCGTTGGCCGTGGCTGCCATGGCGCAGTGGGTCAAGCTGCCGCACGGCGAAAACGGGCTGGCCATTCTGATAGCAGGGCTCGCCAGCGCCTGTGTGTGGGGCACTTACACGTGGTGGCGGGGCATCCCGTCGTCGTCCACGCACGCCCTGGTCGGTGGCCTGGCGGGCGCCGGTGTGGCCAGCGTCATTGTGGGCGGCAACGCCGTGGGGGGCGTGGACCAGTCCCTGCTTTTCCAGGTGGTCCTGCCGCTGCTGCTGTCGCCCGTCATCGCATTCATCGGTTCGTTCATGCTGGTTTTTCCGGTGACCTGGGTAGCGCGCTACGCCCAGCCGAACGTCGTCAACAACCGCTTCCGGCGGATGCAGTCCATTGCCGCCGGGGCTGTTGCGTTCGGGCACGGGCTGCAGGACGGCCAGCGCATCAGCGCCGTCCTGCTGCTGGGGCTGCTGGCCGCAGGGTATGCGGACGGCGGGGCCCTTCCGCTCTGGGTGGCACTGCTCACCGCCGTGACGCTGACAGCGGGAACGCTCTTCGGAGGCTGGCGGATTTCCCACACCATCGGCTACAGGCTCACCCGGATCGACCCGCTGCGTGGCTTTGTGGCCCAGATCTTCAGTGCGGTTTTGCTCTTCATCGGCGCGATCGGCCTGCACTGGCCCATCTCCACCACGCACACGGTGACGTCCGCTGTCCTGGGTGCAGGGACCAACCAGAGCTTCTCCGTAACCAACCGCAGGCTCGTCGTCCGGATCCTGGCCTTCTGGATCCTGACCCCGATTGCGACGGCGGCCGGCGCCTTTGTGTTGGAACTAGCGCTCTCGCCGTTGTCAGGCTCCTGA
- a CDS encoding nuclease PIN produces MKLRLFPQEPAGLNLLSEMARQIVLASATLAEILGVPAAEHSRLVEDMHNHEAKSAELHFALLTHMRTSFVNPLPREDMYALSRYLNEAIEKLDAAAELVALYKLERLPKRAADQLEIISRQAELTVDAMRRLNNLDDLEDYWIEILRLAKRAERTHRVWVADMLKDMKSAQYARNRDIANQLVEVTKDMRRIATQVGSIIVKES; encoded by the coding sequence GTGAAACTGCGCCTTTTTCCCCAGGAACCCGCCGGGCTGAACCTGCTGTCAGAGATGGCCCGTCAGATCGTGCTGGCCAGTGCCACGCTTGCCGAAATTCTGGGCGTTCCCGCCGCAGAGCACAGCAGGCTCGTGGAGGACATGCACAACCACGAGGCAAAATCGGCCGAACTTCACTTTGCCCTGCTGACCCACATGCGCACCAGCTTCGTGAACCCGCTCCCCCGCGAGGACATGTACGCACTGTCCCGCTACCTCAACGAAGCCATTGAAAAACTGGATGCCGCGGCCGAGCTGGTAGCCCTCTACAAACTCGAGCGCCTTCCCAAGCGCGCGGCGGATCAGCTGGAGATCATCAGCCGCCAGGCCGAGCTCACGGTTGATGCCATGCGGCGGCTGAACAACCTCGATGATCTTGAGGATTACTGGATCGAGATTCTCCGCCTGGCCAAGCGCGCGGAACGGACGCACCGGGTGTGGGTTGCAGACATGCTCAAGGACATGAAGTCCGCCCAGTATGCCCGCAACAGGGACATCGCCAACCAGCTGGTGGAAGTCACCAAGGACATGCGCCGCATCGCAACCCAGGTAGGCAGCATCATCGTCAAGGAATCCTGA
- a CDS encoding PHP domain-containing protein: MDATAALNEIAFWLERDRAATFKVQAFRKAAGIIGSLEDQELAERLRDGRLKRTKGIGDRTFEVISQAVGGNVPDYLDGLRLRGAEPLVQGGGELHAALRGDLHSHSDWSDGGSPIGLMAGAAMLLGREYLALTDHSPNLKIANGLSAGRLIEQLDVVAQVNDHNNDFSLLAGIEVDILENGGLDQSPEILDRLDVVVASVHSKLRADNATMTRRMLSGIRDPHTNVLGHCTGRLVQGSRGTRPESKFDAVKVFAACAENNVAVEINSRPERQDPPDNLIRTALDAGCLFSIDSDAHAPGQLDFLQFGAERAVRNGVPAERIITTWPVDRLLEWCAAGQ; this comes from the coding sequence ATGGACGCCACCGCTGCCCTCAATGAGATCGCATTCTGGCTGGAACGCGATCGAGCCGCCACTTTCAAGGTTCAGGCATTTCGGAAAGCTGCCGGCATCATCGGCAGCCTGGAAGATCAGGAGCTCGCGGAACGGCTACGGGACGGCCGGCTCAAGCGGACAAAGGGTATTGGGGACAGAACCTTCGAGGTCATCAGCCAGGCTGTCGGCGGCAATGTGCCTGATTACCTTGACGGACTGCGGCTGCGTGGTGCCGAGCCGCTGGTTCAAGGCGGTGGCGAGTTGCACGCGGCTCTCCGAGGCGATCTGCACAGCCACAGCGACTGGTCCGACGGCGGCTCCCCGATAGGGCTCATGGCGGGCGCCGCCATGCTGTTGGGCCGCGAGTACCTCGCTCTGACTGACCACTCCCCCAACCTCAAGATCGCCAACGGACTGAGCGCCGGCCGGCTCATTGAGCAGCTGGACGTGGTGGCGCAGGTAAACGACCACAACAACGATTTCAGCCTACTGGCCGGCATCGAGGTGGACATCCTCGAGAACGGCGGGCTGGATCAGTCGCCGGAGATACTGGACAGGCTGGATGTTGTGGTTGCCAGCGTGCATTCGAAGCTCCGCGCCGACAATGCCACCATGACCCGCAGGATGCTCAGCGGAATCCGCGACCCCCACACCAACGTGCTGGGCCATTGCACGGGCCGCCTGGTGCAGGGATCCCGAGGGACCCGTCCGGAGTCCAAGTTCGACGCCGTCAAGGTGTTCGCGGCATGCGCGGAGAACAACGTGGCCGTCGAGATCAATTCGAGGCCGGAGCGCCAGGATCCGCCGGACAACCTCATCCGGACGGCTTTGGACGCAGGCTGCTTGTTCAGCATCGACAGCGACGCCCACGCCCCGGGCCAGCTCGACTTCCTCCAGTTCGGTGCCGAGCGTGCCGTGCGGAACGGAGTGCCGGCCGAAAGGATCATCACAACCTGGCCGGTGGACCGGTTGCTGGAGTGGTGCGCCGCGGGGCAATGA